In the Prosthecobacter vanneervenii genome, one interval contains:
- a CDS encoding threonine dehydratase has translation MPTLSEIESAKALIRPHIRETPTYRWPLLESGLGCELWMKHENHTPVGAFKIRGGLVYMDELKRHQPGVRGVIAASTGNHGQSIAYAARRNGLRAVIVVPHGNNPEKNAAMRSLGAELVEHGREFQEALEYSRELAARESLHAVPSFHPWLVRGVATYALELFHSVADLDAIFVPIGLGSGFCGIASAREALGLKTKIIGVVSAHAPAYALSFQQRQFVEQSSMTRVAEGVACKTPNQDALQHILHHAHDILTVTDDEALAAMREIIQSTHNIAEGSGALAHAALKKHRADWQGKRVACILSGANASMSILREALGA, from the coding sequence CTGCCGACCCTCAGCGAAATCGAATCTGCCAAGGCCCTCATCCGCCCGCACATTCGCGAGACCCCCACCTACCGCTGGCCGCTGCTGGAATCAGGCCTCGGCTGCGAGCTGTGGATGAAACACGAAAACCACACCCCCGTCGGCGCTTTCAAAATCCGTGGCGGCCTCGTTTACATGGACGAGCTCAAGCGCCACCAGCCCGGCGTTCGCGGGGTCATCGCCGCCTCCACCGGGAACCACGGCCAGTCCATCGCCTACGCCGCCAGGCGCAACGGTCTGCGCGCCGTCATCGTCGTACCGCATGGCAACAACCCCGAAAAAAATGCCGCCATGCGCTCTCTCGGCGCAGAGCTGGTCGAGCACGGCCGCGAGTTTCAGGAGGCGCTCGAATACTCCCGCGAGCTCGCTGCCAGAGAGTCGTTGCACGCCGTTCCCTCCTTCCACCCCTGGCTCGTGCGCGGCGTCGCCACCTACGCATTGGAGCTCTTCCACTCAGTCGCAGATCTCGATGCCATCTTCGTCCCCATCGGCCTCGGCTCCGGCTTCTGCGGCATCGCTTCGGCACGCGAGGCTCTGGGCCTTAAAACCAAAATCATCGGCGTCGTATCCGCTCACGCACCCGCCTACGCCCTCTCCTTTCAGCAGCGTCAGTTTGTCGAGCAGTCCAGCATGACCCGCGTGGCCGAAGGCGTCGCCTGCAAGACCCCAAACCAGGACGCACTCCAGCACATCCTCCACCACGCCCACGACATCCTCACCGTCACCGACGACGAAGCCCTCGCCGCCATGCGCGAGATCATCCAGTCCACCCACAACATCGCTGAAGGCTCCGGTGCCCTCGCCCACGCCGCCCTCAAAAAACACCGCGCCGATTGGCAGGGCAAACGCGTCGCCTGCATCCTCTCCGGCGCAAACGCCAGTATGAGCATCCTGCGCGAAGCACTCGGCGCATAG